A single genomic interval of Helianthus annuus cultivar XRQ/B chromosome 6, HanXRQr2.0-SUNRISE, whole genome shotgun sequence harbors:
- the LOC118479621 gene encoding leucine-rich repeat extensin-like protein 5 encodes MELKRIINERGLKLPAFKTCWASNMGGRVARPVGPLVVALRDGLQLTANVARKLTIMPPRLRGRGKGPMRGGPSSAGPSHRRTPSASFSTSDSRDMWGQPFEPARHSVSLSSSPSFHPSFGPFAPNEPEHSHHSDQSHHSHESYPPHNSLQSHSFHHSESPYSPRQFNPADYVNDFLGYNPLGPEDHFSQEMEMDDDPDPEMQTGTPGHPISISSWSPFQGSPYRGPDSFQERMATYDWFFTASYHSSPAQPPLDDPQLQAVSPPPLPVEEPPQQPPQPPPEPPRRRRNARMSVRGGPRFSSPRGSSSYPPIPEDPQMGGPSNAAPEADPPQASYAPPMPPVGFDNPIPTYPGSSGYNPYGDPSGYPLGYGTHDPYLTAAQYHHLYPSSYPPVPPTDYPIQSYQYPPYQPPPSQQLQQQQQNQEILERLDRVEQKTKKNKERHISFMKGLANLIKGKKK; translated from the exons ATGGAGTTAAAAAGGATTATAAACGAGCGGGGACTGAAATTGCCAGCTTTTAAAACTTGTTGGGCTAGTAACATGGGtggtcgcgtagcgcgaccaGTTGGACCATTAGTCGTCGCGCTACGTGACGGTCTTCAGTTAACAGCAAATGTTGCCAG GAAGTTAACCATCATGCCTCCAAGACTAAGAGGACGTGGCAAGGGTCCCATGCGTGGAGGACCGTCATCTGCAGGACCATCTCACAGACGCACTCCATCGGCGTCTTTTTCCACCTCCGACTCCCGCGATATGTGGGGTCAACCTTTCGAGCCGGCAAGACACTCGGTCTCgcttagctcttcaccatcttttcATCCGTCTTTCGGACCATTTGCTCCAAATGAGCCCGAACACTCTCACCATTCGGACCAGTCTCACCACTCGCATGAATCATACCCACCGCATAACTCTTTACAATCTCATTCATTTCATCATTCCGAATCCCCCTACTCTCCAAGACAATTCAACCCAGCCGACTATGTGAACGACTTCCTTGGCTACAACCCGCTGGGCCCTGAGGACCATTTCTCTCAAGAAATGGAGATGGATGACGACCCCGACCCGGAGATGCAAACAGGAACCCCGGGCCACCCTATCAGCATATCTAGTTGGTCACCATTTCAGGGATCTCCTTATCGTGGACCCGACTCCTTCCAAGAGAGGATGGCTACCTATGACTGGTTCTTTACCGCATCTTATCATAGCTCTCCGGCTCAACCACCTTTAGATGATCCTCAACTTCAAGctgtctcaccaccaccacttccgGTAGAGGAGCCACCGCAGCagccaccacaaccacctccCGAGCCTCCGAGGCGAAGGAGGAACGCTCGCATGTCCGTTAGAGGAGGACCCCGTTTTAGTTCTCCTCGAGGGTCGAGTTCCTATCCCCCTATTCCCGAGGACCCTCAAATGGGTGGGCCCTCGAATGCGGCACCGGAGGCTGATCCTCCGCAAGCTTCTTATGCACCACCTATGCCGCCTGTGGGATTTGATAACCCAATTCCGACATACCCAGGTTCTTCCGGGTATAATCCTTATGGAGACCCGTCGGGATATCCATTGGGCTACGGAACCCATGACCCATATCTTACGGCTGCGCAGTATCACCACCTTTATCCTTCTTCTTACCCCCCTGTGCCTCCAACTGACTACCCTATTCAGAGTTATCAGTATCCTCCGTATCAGCCACCTCCTTCCCAGCAActacagcagcagcaacaaaacCAGGAAATCTTGGAGAGGTTGGACAGGGTTGAGCAGAAGACCAAGAAGAACAAGGAGAGGCACATTAGCTTCATGAAGGGCCTTGCCAACCTTATCAAGGGGAAGAAGAAATAG